A DNA window from Bacteroides cellulosilyticus contains the following coding sequences:
- a CDS encoding T9SS C-terminal target domain-containing protein: protein MYKLLYNISFAELKREWLLLLIINFCIAPIEMLANYKIESSNYILRIASKDKGRLLLQNKQSETLVQLGELKFDRWLQQELENNCKYEIIEVDGTSAIRIHYFFSPSVPASIKLTGTFIVHQDRVDVQYLLSGVPEKYKADWKGCQFRFCLPENAGTQKLPEAKLGIWQRDAKGGLPLETADAKIFPFLVKNRLLCLAYGADNRVDSNWKGEDYRHTILSRQEDGSYFTQFSILFPPYEWPYEAISAKWQKRPFALTLTTDKVYNWWEDATIPIGVQAKIINTSPVPQKCILKYWIRDYAGNYIVNDSKKYFLEIGEVQVHPIEFTADTEREIYSVEVSVEDENGKEQIFSRTSLAILPPHEFKATPDENIMGLSAYWAIPDSMNLKRLLNRMGVRWVRNGITSSFKNIEATFHNNINWKKKWKDTEREELIRSFFRKIVKNGNKIWEFGNELNMSSPDIAGAGEGIGKASLAEAYIEWLKAIRKVQKEKTEWQNIQIISFGIAGADEIFLEKIVELGGWDLLDGIALHPGRGNFTPDFPVIAPWEDFKKPTFGYQYWNYYGSIRVVKNFIQKHGGDKDLYLTEIYALDYPNHSWNDTPREAAENLLLSYALAAAEGVKNALYYQLFNSVWFDHLGVNATNREYFFGMINRDLSFKPSLMAFCNTAEVLDKAVFKGWIRMDEKHPLSRGILFDTPRGSMAVLWDRTEGNILTHPNGDIFPEPWVSSWKTKKKLTLPSNVPEVTLLNAIGQKQIVPTTDNQVTIELTGAPCVIYGIDASRIQLYH from the coding sequence ATGTATAAGCTTTTATATAACATTTCATTTGCCGAATTGAAAAGAGAATGGTTACTATTGTTAATAATCAATTTCTGTATAGCACCCATAGAAATGCTGGCAAACTATAAGATTGAATCTTCCAATTATATTTTAAGAATAGCATCCAAAGATAAAGGAAGGTTGCTGTTGCAAAACAAACAATCGGAGACATTGGTACAACTCGGTGAGCTAAAGTTTGACCGGTGGCTTCAACAGGAACTTGAAAACAATTGCAAGTATGAAATAATAGAGGTGGATGGAACAAGTGCCATTCGTATCCATTATTTTTTTTCTCCATCAGTACCGGCTTCGATAAAACTTACAGGTACATTCATAGTACACCAAGACCGGGTGGACGTACAATATTTGCTTTCAGGAGTTCCTGAAAAGTATAAAGCTGACTGGAAAGGATGCCAGTTCCGTTTCTGCCTACCCGAAAACGCCGGTACTCAAAAACTTCCGGAAGCTAAATTGGGGATATGGCAGCGGGATGCTAAAGGAGGACTTCCGTTAGAAACGGCCGATGCCAAAATTTTTCCGTTTTTGGTAAAAAACCGCTTGCTTTGCCTTGCTTATGGAGCCGATAACAGAGTCGACTCAAATTGGAAAGGCGAAGACTACAGACATACGATTCTGTCCCGTCAGGAAGACGGCAGCTATTTCACTCAGTTTTCAATCCTATTTCCTCCTTATGAATGGCCTTACGAAGCTATCAGTGCAAAATGGCAGAAACGTCCGTTTGCCTTGACACTCACCACAGATAAAGTCTATAACTGGTGGGAGGACGCAACTATCCCAATCGGCGTACAAGCTAAAATCATCAATACGTCACCAGTTCCACAAAAATGTATACTTAAGTATTGGATTCGCGACTATGCCGGAAATTACATAGTGAATGACTCCAAGAAATACTTCTTAGAAATAGGAGAAGTACAAGTTCACCCTATTGAATTTACAGCAGACACAGAACGGGAAATTTATTCTGTAGAAGTCTCCGTTGAAGATGAAAACGGAAAAGAACAGATTTTCTCGAGAACAAGTTTGGCTATATTGCCCCCTCATGAGTTTAAAGCCACACCCGATGAAAACATTATGGGGCTTTCAGCCTATTGGGCCATTCCCGATTCCATGAATCTAAAACGTTTATTAAACCGGATGGGAGTCCGATGGGTACGTAACGGAATCACCAGCAGTTTCAAAAACATAGAAGCTACATTTCACAATAACATAAACTGGAAGAAGAAATGGAAAGATACAGAGCGGGAAGAATTGATACGTTCCTTTTTCCGAAAGATTGTGAAAAATGGAAACAAGATATGGGAATTTGGTAATGAACTGAACATGAGTTCACCGGACATTGCCGGTGCCGGTGAAGGCATTGGTAAGGCTAGTTTGGCCGAAGCATATATAGAGTGGTTGAAAGCCATACGCAAAGTTCAAAAAGAAAAAACTGAATGGCAGAACATTCAGATTATCTCATTCGGAATAGCAGGTGCAGATGAAATCTTCCTGGAAAAGATTGTAGAATTAGGAGGATGGGACTTGCTGGACGGAATCGCATTGCATCCGGGCAGAGGTAATTTTACACCTGATTTTCCGGTAATCGCTCCTTGGGAAGACTTCAAAAAGCCCACTTTCGGATATCAATACTGGAATTATTACGGTTCTATCCGAGTAGTCAAGAACTTCATACAAAAGCATGGAGGCGACAAAGATTTGTACCTCACCGAAATATACGCGCTTGATTATCCCAATCATTCATGGAACGACACCCCTCGCGAAGCAGCGGAGAATTTATTATTATCATATGCGCTTGCAGCGGCAGAAGGAGTAAAGAATGCGCTTTACTATCAGCTATTTAACTCCGTATGGTTCGACCATTTAGGAGTAAATGCCACCAACCGGGAGTATTTCTTTGGGATGATCAACAGAGATTTAAGCTTCAAGCCTTCTTTGATGGCCTTTTGCAACACAGCTGAAGTATTGGATAAAGCCGTATTCAAAGGCTGGATACGGATGGACGAAAAGCATCCGCTTAGCAGAGGAATTTTATTTGATACTCCCCGGGGAAGCATGGCTGTACTTTGGGACAGGACAGAAGGAAATATTCTGACTCATCCCAACGGAGATATTTTTCCGGAACCTTGGGTAAGCTCATGGAAAACAAAAAAGAAACTGACATTGCCAAGCAATGTTCCCGAGGTCACCTTACTGAATGCCATCGGACAAAAACAGATAGTGCCTACTACCGATAATCAAGTAACTATAGAATTGACTGGTGCTCCTTGCGTAATATACGGAATAGATGCATCACGAATTCAGCTTTATCATTAA
- a CDS encoding acetylxylan esterase, with product MNTPKKITGILCFLQCFVLTVLAESLPKDTIFRYLASKANYEEENIPNYDLPNPLIMKNRTTINTLKQWNQKRRPELLRLFETEMFCKAPKHPKDMHFKILTEDKNALGGIATRKEVSIYLTKSDKHYFTVLIYIPNKCSGAVPLFFGLNFKGNHTISLDPGISYPTPEKQKEFLWKRLPPRGIAVARWPIEMLMGNGYALVTIYRRDIDPDFDDAFKNGVHPLFYKKGQHHPANDEWGTIAAWAWAMSCAMNYFEADKDINTSQVAVFGHSRHGKAALWAGVTEQRFAMIISNCSGCGGAALSRRAIGETIQAVNQQFPHWFCRNFWKYNGKENTLPFDQHELIALLAPRPVYIASATEDQWADPKGESEYMLLRYMSLYSEKRG from the coding sequence ATGAATACTCCCAAAAAGATTACAGGAATCTTGTGCTTCTTACAGTGTTTTGTGCTTACGGTGTTGGCTGAAAGTCTTCCTAAAGACACTATATTCAGATATCTTGCTTCTAAAGCAAATTATGAAGAAGAAAACATTCCGAATTACGATCTACCTAATCCATTGATAATGAAAAACAGAACCACTATAAATACCCTGAAACAATGGAACCAAAAACGCAGGCCGGAACTACTCCGGCTCTTCGAAACGGAAATGTTCTGCAAAGCACCTAAACATCCGAAAGATATGCACTTCAAAATTCTGACAGAAGACAAAAATGCGTTAGGCGGTATAGCTACACGTAAGGAAGTTTCGATTTATCTGACAAAAAGTGACAAACACTACTTTACAGTCCTCATATATATTCCGAACAAGTGTTCAGGAGCAGTACCTCTATTCTTCGGATTAAACTTCAAAGGTAACCATACCATCAGCCTAGATCCCGGTATATCCTATCCAACTCCCGAAAAACAAAAAGAATTTTTATGGAAGAGATTGCCTCCCCGAGGCATTGCAGTTGCCCGATGGCCCATCGAGATGCTGATGGGAAACGGATACGCCCTTGTCACTATCTATCGCAGAGACATTGACCCTGATTTTGATGATGCATTTAAAAATGGAGTTCACCCTCTATTCTACAAAAAAGGACAACATCATCCGGCTAACGACGAATGGGGAACCATAGCCGCGTGGGCATGGGCCATGAGTTGTGCGATGAACTATTTCGAAGCAGACAAAGATATCAACACATCCCAAGTAGCCGTGTTCGGACATTCACGGCATGGTAAAGCCGCCTTATGGGCAGGAGTCACAGAGCAACGTTTTGCTATGATTATTTCCAATTGCTCCGGTTGCGGAGGGGCCGCCCTTTCCCGACGTGCAATCGGAGAAACCATTCAAGCCGTCAACCAACAGTTTCCCCATTGGTTTTGTCGCAACTTCTGGAAATACAACGGCAAAGAGAACACGCTTCCTTTTGACCAGCATGAGTTGATAGCTCTTTTAGCCCCACGTCCGGTTTATATTGCCAGCGCCACCGAAGATCAATGGGCCGACCCTAAAGGAGAATCGGAGTACATGCTACTCCGGTATATGAGTTTATATTCGGAGAAAAGGGGCTAG
- a CDS encoding T9SS type A sorting domain-containing protein, whose product MQKKTLLPQSVHKLKRVWILCLISLCIAPLNAQTLYKIEMPNYILQASGTNTETLYIKNKESENLIQLGKLKFGWTPAITMENTCSYEIIEVNGYQAIRATYTFPSSVPSSITLTGTFIARPDRVDVQYWVSGVPAGYVTNWGGSQFRFILSNKANTQILPEAKLGLWQRDAQGGLPIEAADSNFFPFLIKDKIICLAYGPENKANSSWKDDWYRHTVLIDNKDGSYSTKFSVLVASSDWPYEAICAQWKGRPFALTLSTDKPYNWWENASGTLSVKANLANTSQEKKNCTLKYWIRDYAGNYVVNESRSLTLEAGQLQVYPIEFTPESEREIYFVEASIEDETGKEQVFHRTNLGFLPPHEFTSTPDENIMGLSAYWAIPDSTELKRLLNRMGVRWVRNGINSSFKNIEAMYHNNIDWTKKWSDTEQDKQIRTCFQEIVKNGNKIWEFGNELNMSSPDIGGAGEGIGKALLAEPYVKWLKAIRKIQSEKTEWQKIKIISFGFAGTDEVFLEKLVTLGGWELLDGIALHPGRGNFTPDYPVTVPWNEFEKPSSGYQYWNYYGSIRTLKNFIKAHGNDKDLYLTEVYALDFPNHSWNDTPRESAENVVLSFALAAAEGVKNALYYQLFNSVWNNQLGVREDNREYFFGLINRDLSFKPSLMAYCNISEALDGARFKGWIKFSENNPFSKGIMFDTPKGPMSIIWDRIEGDILPRPNGNSSPEPWISSWNIQTELTLPCKEESITVLNAIGQKESIPVKDHKATITLTGAPVIVYGMDASQIQLHGDAPTGIENLYVNGKDIQISPNPVKDRLFIKASFQSDIEQMHLYIYNVIGQQIVSQSIPVSGNTLEHSINVTGINAGIYYAVFDINGVKRITKKIIKQ is encoded by the coding sequence ATGCAGAAAAAGACACTACTTCCTCAATCGGTTCACAAATTAAAACGAGTTTGGATATTATGTCTGATAAGTCTGTGCATTGCACCATTAAATGCACAAACTTTATACAAAATTGAGATGCCCAATTACATCCTGCAAGCATCAGGTACAAACACAGAGACTTTATACATCAAAAACAAGGAATCTGAAAACCTGATTCAACTCGGAAAACTAAAGTTCGGATGGACACCTGCCATCACAATGGAAAATACATGCAGTTATGAAATCATTGAAGTAAACGGATATCAGGCCATCCGTGCCACCTACACTTTTCCTTCATCTGTACCTTCTTCCATTACACTGACCGGAACCTTCATTGCACGTCCCGACCGGGTAGATGTCCAATATTGGGTTTCCGGTGTTCCTGCCGGATATGTCACCAACTGGGGAGGCTCACAATTCCGCTTCATACTCTCCAACAAGGCAAATACCCAAATATTGCCAGAGGCCAAACTCGGCTTATGGCAACGGGATGCACAAGGAGGATTGCCCATTGAAGCCGCAGACTCCAATTTCTTCCCATTCCTCATAAAAGATAAAATAATATGTCTGGCCTATGGTCCTGAGAATAAGGCTAATTCCAGTTGGAAGGATGACTGGTACAGGCACACAGTCTTAATTGATAATAAAGACGGTTCATACTCCACGAAGTTCTCCGTACTGGTGGCTTCTTCGGACTGGCCGTACGAAGCCATCTGCGCCCAATGGAAAGGACGTCCCTTTGCATTAACTCTCAGTACCGATAAACCTTACAATTGGTGGGAGAATGCATCCGGAACATTAAGCGTAAAAGCAAATCTGGCCAACACTTCCCAAGAGAAGAAAAATTGCACACTCAAATATTGGATCAGAGACTATGCCGGAAATTATGTTGTCAATGAAAGCCGGTCACTTACTTTAGAAGCCGGTCAGCTACAGGTCTACCCCATTGAGTTCACCCCCGAAAGCGAAAGAGAAATCTACTTTGTAGAGGCTTCCATCGAGGATGAAACTGGCAAGGAGCAAGTATTCCACAGAACGAATTTAGGGTTTCTACCCCCACATGAATTCACATCTACTCCTGATGAAAACATCATGGGACTTTCCGCTTACTGGGCTATCCCCGACTCAACAGAATTGAAACGGCTACTAAACAGAATGGGGGTCAGATGGGTAAGAAACGGAATTAACAGCAGTTTCAAGAATATTGAAGCAATGTATCATAACAATATCGACTGGACAAAAAAGTGGAGTGATACAGAACAAGATAAACAAATCCGAACCTGCTTCCAAGAAATAGTGAAGAACGGAAACAAAATTTGGGAGTTCGGCAATGAACTGAATATGAGTTCTCCTGATATAGGTGGAGCCGGTGAAGGTATCGGAAAAGCACTATTGGCCGAGCCTTATGTGAAATGGTTAAAAGCTATTCGCAAGATACAGTCGGAAAAAACGGAATGGCAAAAAATCAAAATTATATCTTTCGGTTTTGCCGGTACTGACGAAGTATTCCTGGAAAAACTCGTCACACTAGGAGGTTGGGAATTGCTGGATGGGATAGCACTTCACCCAGGAAGAGGTAACTTTACTCCCGATTATCCTGTAACAGTTCCATGGAATGAATTTGAGAAACCTTCTTCAGGATATCAATACTGGAATTACTATGGTTCCATCCGTACTCTCAAAAACTTCATCAAAGCACATGGAAATGATAAAGATTTATACCTGACGGAAGTCTACGCACTTGACTTTCCGAACCATTCATGGAATGATACTCCCCGCGAATCAGCCGAGAACGTGGTCCTCTCATTTGCACTTGCCGCTGCTGAAGGAGTAAAGAATGCACTCTATTACCAGCTATTCAATTCTGTATGGAACAATCAATTAGGCGTGAGAGAAGACAACCGCGAATATTTCTTTGGTCTAATTAACCGCGATCTAAGTTTCAAGCCTTCCCTTATGGCTTACTGCAATATATCCGAAGCGTTGGATGGGGCCCGTTTCAAAGGATGGATCAAGTTCAGTGAAAATAATCCTTTCAGCAAAGGAATCATGTTCGATACGCCTAAAGGTCCTATGAGTATTATTTGGGACAGAATAGAAGGCGATATACTTCCACGTCCCAATGGGAACAGTTCTCCGGAACCTTGGATTAGTTCATGGAATATACAAACGGAACTGACTTTGCCTTGCAAAGAAGAAAGCATTACGGTATTGAATGCCATCGGACAAAAAGAATCGATCCCGGTGAAAGACCATAAAGCTACAATAACTCTAACCGGAGCTCCTGTTATTGTTTACGGCATGGATGCCTCTCAGATACAGCTTCACGGAGATGCCCCGACCGGCATAGAGAACCTTTACGTCAACGGGAAAGATATACAAATAAGTCCCAATCCAGTAAAGGATCGATTGTTCATCAAAGCTAGTTTTCAGTCGGACATCGAGCAAATGCATCTCTATATTTATAATGTAATCGGGCAGCAGATTGTAAGTCAATCAATTCCGGTATCAGGTAATACCTTGGAACACAGCATAAACGTGACCGGGATCAATGCAGGAATCTATTACGCAGTCTTCGACATAAATGGTGTCAAACGCATAACCAAGAAGATTATCAAGCAATAG